One genomic segment of Capricornis sumatraensis isolate serow.1 chromosome X, serow.2, whole genome shotgun sequence includes these proteins:
- the LOC138071865 gene encoding melanoma-associated antigen B2-like gives MPRGQKSKHRAREKRRQARAETQGLHDQATTSGGEETTSSSPPDSESGPSSSSAAGTSKGPQGAQGTTSAAAGAIHKRSGVGRTARSRSGVGHAARSRSGVGAQGQVQEGENSSQASAAAESSHTDLLTWKAEVLVQYMLCKYTMRALIKRSEMLKAVTRRYREQFPEILSRASERMELVFGLVLKEVRPNSHCYTLMSNLDLSDSESMRGDWGLPKNGLLMPLLGVIYLNGNHAPEEKIWKFLNMLGIYDGRSHFIFGEPRKLITEDLVREGYLEYRQVPGSDPPRYEFLWGPKLLTETSKMKVLQFLAKVKDSGHTAFLPQYEEAWREEVESTGDRGAAKAGPSASLRPGTSASAAAGPAASTKPGTAASAAAGPSALTKPGIAASAAAGPSASTKPGIAASAAAGPSASTKPGIAASAAAGPSASARPGSAASAAAGPSALTKPGIAASLLLALLLRPSLALLPQLLLALLLQPGLALHPQPLLALLLQPGLALHPQLLLGLQLWPLRAPGPNPASHLAPSVV, from the exons ATGCCTCGTGGGCAGAAGAGTAAGCACCGTGCTCGTGAGAAACGTCGCCAGGCCCGGGCTGAGACCCAGGGTCTTCATGATCAGGCTACCACATCTGGGGGAGAAGagaccacctcctcctcccctcctgattCAGAGAGCGGTCCCTCAAGCTCGTCTGCTGCTGGCACCTCCAAGGGGCCTCAGGGAGCCCAAGGCACCACCAGCGCTGCTGCAGGTGCTATACACAAAAGATCTGGTGTCGGGCGCACAGCACGCTCGAGATCTGGTGTCGGGCACGCAGCACGCTCGAGATCTGGTGTAGGTGCCCAGGGCCAAGTTCAGGAAGGGGAAAATTCCTCCCAGGCCTCAGCTGCTGCTGAGAGCTCTCATACAGATCTTCTGACCTGGAAGGCAGAGGTGTTGGTGCAGTACATGCTGTGTAAATATACGATGAGGGCGCTCATTAAGAGGTCTGAAATGCTGAAGGCAGTCACTAGAAGGTACAGGGAACAATTCCCTGAGATCCTTAGCCGGGCCTCTGAGCGCATGGAGCTGGTGTTTGGCCTGGTGCTGAAGGAAGTCAGGCCCAACAGTCACTGCTATACCCTGATGAGCAACCTAGATCTCAGCGACAGTGAGTCTATGAGAGGTGACTGGGGGCTGCCGAAGAATGGTCTTCTGATGCCTCTGCTGGGTGTCATCTACCTGAATGGCAACCACGCCCCTGAggagaagatctggaagttcctgaATATGCTGGGCATCTATGATGGGAGAAGTCACTTCATCTTTGGAGAGCCCAGGAAGCTCATCACAGAAGATCTGGTGCGGGAAGGGTATCTGGAGTACCGCCAGGTGCCCGGCAGCGATCCCCctcgctatgagttcctgtggggtcctaAATTGCTCACAGAAACCAGCAAGATGAAAGTCCTGCAGTTTTTGGCCAAGGTCAAGGATTCGGGTCATACTGCCTTCCTGCCACAGTATGAGGAGGCTTGGAGAGAGGAGGTAGAGAGCACCGGAGACAGAGGTGCAGCCAAGGCTGGCCCTTCTGCCTCACTCAGGCCTGGCACTTCTGCCTCAGCCGCTGCTGGCCCTGCTGCTTCGACCAAGCCTGGCACTGCTGCCTCAGccgctgctggcccttctgctttgaccaagcctggcattgctgcctcagccgctgctggcccttctgcttcgaccaagcctggcattgctgcctcagccgctgctggcccttctgcttcgaccaagcctggcattgctgcctcagccgctgctggcccttctgcttcaGCCAGGCCTGGCAGTGCTGCCTCAGccgctgctggcccttctgctttgaccaagcctggcattgctgcctca ctgctgctggcccttctgcttcgaccaagcctggcattgctgcctcagctgctgctggcccttctgcttcaGCCAGGCCTGGCACTGCACCCTCAGCCACTGCTCGCCCTTCTGCTTCAGCCCGGCCTGGCACTGCACCCTCAGCTGCTGCTGGGCCTTCAGCTTTGGCCACTGCGCGCCCCAGGGCCAAATCCAGCCTCTCATCTCGCCCCTAGTGTGGTCTGA